Proteins from a single region of Abyssalbus ytuae:
- a CDS encoding saccharopine dehydrogenase C-terminal domain-containing protein yields MNKILMLGLGKVGSLVGVLLNKNFEVTGLDKHKPHYRYKLPFEVMTGDVSDETFMRKTMENYDAVVSALPFFLNKNVAKIAYELGIHYFDLTEDVETTNYIRELAKTSKGVMAPQCGLAPGLIGIVGAHLTKSFTKLRDIELRVGALPRYPNGLLAYSFTWSPAGVINEYLNDAEVIHNGMRKMVPSLDGIEYINIEGQEFEAFSTSGGLGTMCETFEGKVDTLNYKTIRYPGHGKLMRFLMYELILKEDKQLLEDILKNAKPPVKEDVVYVYAVVEGWQEDKLFRDEYFKEFHPLEIEGKSWRAISWTTAASLVSVIEMVANGKLPNKGFIKQEDINFNDFLSTSAGSLFK; encoded by the coding sequence ATGAATAAAATACTAATGTTAGGGCTGGGGAAAGTAGGTTCCCTGGTAGGAGTTTTACTTAATAAAAATTTTGAGGTAACAGGGTTAGACAAGCATAAACCCCATTACAGGTATAAGTTGCCGTTTGAAGTTATGACAGGTGATGTAAGTGATGAAACTTTTATGAGAAAGACAATGGAAAACTATGATGCTGTAGTTTCTGCACTTCCCTTTTTTTTAAACAAAAATGTTGCTAAAATAGCTTACGAACTTGGTATCCATTATTTTGATCTTACAGAAGATGTTGAAACCACCAATTATATAAGAGAGCTGGCTAAAACATCTAAAGGAGTTATGGCACCGCAATGCGGATTGGCACCCGGGCTTATAGGGATTGTGGGGGCTCACTTAACCAAATCATTTACTAAGCTACGCGATATTGAATTACGTGTAGGAGCCCTGCCACGATATCCTAACGGCTTACTTGCATATTCATTTACATGGTCGCCAGCCGGGGTTATAAATGAATACCTTAATGATGCCGAAGTGATACATAACGGTATGAGAAAAATGGTTCCCTCTCTTGATGGTATCGAATATATCAATATAGAAGGACAGGAATTCGAAGCTTTTTCCACTTCAGGAGGGCTTGGTACAATGTGCGAAACATTTGAAGGAAAAGTAGATACACTTAACTACAAAACTATTCGTTACCCCGGACATGGCAAATTAATGCGTTTTTTAATGTATGAACTTATACTAAAAGAAGACAAACAACTATTGGAAGACATTCTTAAAAATGCCAAACCTCCTGTAAAAGAAGATGTGGTGTATGTATATGCAGTGGTTGAAGGGTGGCAGGAAGATAAACTTTTCAGAGATGAATATTTTAAAGAATTTCATCCTTTGGAAATAGAAGGAAAATCATGGAGGGCTATTTCCTGGACTACTGCTGCCTCATTGGTAAGTGTTATTGAAATGGTAGCAAACGGAAAATTACCAAATAAAGGTTTTATTAAGCAGGAAGATATTAACTTTAATGACTTTTTAAGCACCTCAGCCGGTTCTTTATTTAAATAA
- a CDS encoding DUF1338 domain-containing protein, protein MEFKQNTTLDKILHELFIPYMERVPDVKKISDAMVDESIISSVNDIVNDHIAFRTMGVDNLGIKSFEKIFLHHGYIKKDYYFFENKKLDAYWYAPPHSKYPRIFISELRVKDLSENIQTLIKKYTDTVKKDPVDSIDLDDWKEVGEFFHKPLWPLPTASDYQQLLKESEYAAWVIYNRYYLNHYTISIHRLKEGYNDIEKFNDFLESIGIKLNDAGGKIKTSQDGLLRQSSTVAKMVDATFSDGTTLSISGSYVEFAERKVLPEFKDIPRDKIEAKHLREGFEAGNADKIFESTYTEQTKRK, encoded by the coding sequence ATGGAATTCAAACAAAATACTACCCTCGATAAAATATTACACGAGCTTTTTATCCCATATATGGAGAGAGTTCCGGATGTAAAAAAAATAAGTGATGCAATGGTTGATGAAAGTATTATTTCATCTGTAAATGATATTGTAAATGATCATATTGCTTTCAGGACCATGGGTGTTGATAATTTAGGCATAAAATCGTTTGAAAAAATATTCCTTCATCATGGTTATATTAAAAAGGACTATTATTTTTTTGAAAATAAAAAGCTGGATGCTTATTGGTATGCCCCGCCCCATTCCAAATATCCAAGAATATTTATTAGCGAATTAAGGGTTAAAGATTTAAGTGAAAATATCCAAACGCTGATAAAAAAATATACCGACACCGTAAAGAAAGATCCTGTTGATTCGATTGACCTTGATGACTGGAAAGAAGTAGGTGAATTTTTTCATAAACCCTTATGGCCTTTACCCACTGCCAGCGATTATCAGCAATTACTTAAAGAAAGTGAATATGCCGCCTGGGTAATTTATAACCGTTATTATTTAAACCATTATACCATAAGCATTCACAGATTAAAAGAAGGCTATAACGACATTGAAAAATTTAATGATTTTCTTGAAAGCATTGGCATAAAACTTAATGATGCAGGCGGCAAAATTAAGACCAGCCAGGACGGTTTATTACGGCAAAGCAGTACGGTGGCTAAAATGGTTGATGCTACATTTTCAGACGGCACTACCCTGTCAATATCCGGAAGTTACGTAGAATTTGCCGAGAGGAAAGTTTTACCCGAATTTAAAGATATTCCAAGAGATAAAATTGAAGCAAAACATTTAAGAGAAGGCTTTGAGGCAGGAAATGCCGATAAAATATTTGAAAGTACATATACAGAACAAACAAAAAGAAAATAA
- the amaB gene encoding L-piperidine-6-carboxylate dehydrogenase — MNVDINLFNLPQNPFGASTGQTNWKGSGEEITITSPVDGKELGKLNMASEADYKKVIKTAAIAAKEWKNIPAPKRGEIVRQFGDVLRKNKEVLGKLVSYEMGKSLQEGYGEVQEMIDICDFATGLSRQLYGLQIQSERPDHRMMEQWHPLGVVGIISAFNFPVAVWSWNAAIAWVCGNVCIWKPSEKTPFTALKCQELFTQVLKVNNLPEGISNVIIGDYEVGQLMTADTRISLISATGSTRMGKAVAQSVAKRLGKSILELGGNNAVIITENADLSHAIPAIVFGAVGTAGQRCTSTRRLIIHQNKYEQLKELLLKAYKQLRIGNPLDENNHVGPLIDKEAVEAYKNSIEKAIVQGGKVLHGNEVIKGEEYSTGCYVMPTIIEAAPEMEIVKHETFAPIVYLMKYDTLEEAIGIQNSVPQGLSSAIFTLNVREAEQFLSSAGSDCGIANVNIGTSGAEIGGAFGGEKETGGGRESGSDAWKAYMRRQTCTVNYGTKLPLAQGIKFDI; from the coding sequence ATGAACGTAGATATTAATTTATTTAATTTACCTCAAAATCCTTTTGGGGCAAGTACAGGGCAAACAAACTGGAAAGGCTCAGGAGAGGAAATAACCATTACCTCTCCGGTTGATGGAAAAGAATTGGGAAAATTAAATATGGCTTCGGAAGCCGACTATAAAAAAGTTATAAAAACGGCTGCCATAGCTGCTAAAGAATGGAAAAATATACCCGCTCCCAAAAGAGGGGAAATTGTCAGGCAATTTGGAGATGTTTTAAGAAAGAATAAAGAGGTACTTGGTAAGCTTGTTAGCTATGAAATGGGCAAAAGTTTGCAGGAAGGATATGGTGAAGTTCAGGAAATGATAGATATATGCGATTTTGCTACAGGATTATCCAGACAATTATACGGACTACAGATACAATCGGAAAGACCGGATCACAGAATGATGGAACAATGGCACCCCCTGGGAGTAGTGGGTATTATATCGGCCTTTAATTTTCCTGTGGCTGTTTGGTCATGGAATGCTGCCATAGCATGGGTTTGCGGCAATGTTTGCATCTGGAAACCCTCAGAAAAAACTCCTTTTACAGCTTTAAAATGCCAGGAATTATTTACGCAGGTCTTAAAAGTCAACAACCTGCCAGAAGGCATCTCCAATGTAATTATAGGAGATTATGAAGTGGGGCAGCTCATGACTGCCGATACCCGCATCTCTTTAATATCTGCAACAGGTTCAACAAGAATGGGTAAAGCGGTAGCCCAAAGTGTAGCAAAAAGATTAGGAAAAAGTATTTTGGAACTGGGAGGCAACAATGCTGTTATTATTACCGAAAATGCCGACCTTTCCCATGCTATTCCGGCTATTGTGTTTGGTGCGGTAGGAACGGCAGGGCAACGTTGTACCTCTACCCGACGGTTAATTATTCACCAAAACAAGTACGAACAATTAAAAGAACTTTTACTTAAAGCTTATAAGCAATTGCGCATTGGCAACCCCCTTGATGAAAATAATCATGTAGGCCCTTTAATTGATAAAGAAGCTGTTGAAGCCTATAAAAACTCCATTGAAAAAGCTATTGTACAGGGAGGTAAAGTGCTACATGGAAATGAAGTGATTAAAGGTGAAGAATATTCTACCGGTTGTTATGTTATGCCTACCATTATTGAAGCCGCCCCGGAAATGGAAATTGTAAAACACGAAACTTTTGCACCTATAGTATACTTAATGAAATATGATACGCTGGAAGAAGCCATCGGGATACAAAATAGTGTACCTCAAGGCTTGTCATCGGCAATTTTTACTTTAAATGTACGTGAGGCAGAGCAGTTCCTTTCTTCCGCAGGATCGGATTGCGGAATTGCAAATGTAAATATAGGAACATCAGGGGCAGAAATTGGTGGCGCCTTTGGAGGTGAAAAAGAAACCGGGGGTGGCAGGGAAAGTGGCTCTGATGCCTGGAAAGCTTATATGAGAAGACAAACGTGCACTGTAAATTATGGAACCAAATTACCTTTAGCACAGGGAATTAAGTTTGATATTTAA